In Chloroflexota bacterium, the genomic window TAAAAGGTGTCTCGATGGGTGTACGGCCAGCGACCGCCGCGGCGGTCTGGTCGATCGACGTTGGCTCCTAACACGTGGTCGTAGGCAAGGACGTGGGAATAGCCGAGATCCTCGGCTGCCTGAGCAAAGTCCCGAACGGCGATCGGATCAGTCCCGATCTCCACCTGCGGAAAGAGCGCGCCAAGCTGCGTCACAGCGCCTTCCCGCCAGATTCAATGTAGGTTTTCATGCGACCGATCCCTTCGTGTATGAGCTCGAGGCTCGTGGCGAAGCTCAAGCGGACGAATTCACCCGTTTCACGCGGGTTGCGATTTCCAAAGCACGAGCGCGGGAGCACCGCGACGCCAGCCTCGTGCAGGAGGCGGTCGGCCAGCGCCTCGGCGCGCCAGAGGCCCAGGCGCTCGCAGGCGCCCGTCACGTTGGGGAAGGCATAGAAGGCGCCGCGCGGGCGAACGCATCGAACCCCCTCGATGTCATTGAGGAGCGCGACCACGACGTCGGCGCGCTCGCGCAGCTCGCCGATGTACGCGGAAATGTGGTCCTGAGGTCCCAGGAGCGCCTCGACGCCGGCGATCTGTGTGAACGTACAGGTGCAGCTCTCGATGTTGGTCTCGACGCGCGTCATCAGCTCGGCGAGGGCGGGGTTCATCACGCTGAAGCCCAGGCGCCAGCCGGTCATGGCGTAGCTTTTGGAGAACCCGTCCATGATGATGGTGCGCTCGGCCATGCCCGGTAGGCTGGCGATGGAGGGCGCCGTCCCTTCGAGGACGAGCTGGCTGTAAATCTCGTCCGAGAGCACCCAGCAGTTGTGGCGCTGTGCCAGGTCGGCAATCCGCTCGAGGTCCTCTTGGGCCAA contains:
- a CDS encoding pyridoxal phosphate-dependent aminotransferase, whose translation is MSALPPPARRAGALGRDSAFDLLVSVNRLRAAGRDVISFGIGEPDVETPPTIVDAAKRALDDRRTRYAPSDGLPELREAIAAHVSATRGIPVQPGQVVVAPGAKPFILYTIATLVDAGEDVVYPNPGFPTYESVIRWMGARAVPMPLVEANEFRIDRDALEGIISDRTKLIILNSPNNPTGGVLAQEDLERIADLAQRHNCWVLSDEIYSQLVLEGTAPSIASLPGMAERTIIMDGFSKSYAMTGWRLGFSVMNPALAELMTRVETNIESCTCTFTQIAGVEALLGPQDHISAYIGELRERADVVVALLNDIEGVRCVRPRGAFYAFPNVTGACERLGLWRAEALADRLLHEAGVAVLPRSCFGNRNPRETGEFVRLSFATSLELIHEGIGRMKTYIESGGKAL